A single Cucumis melo cultivar AY chromosome 4, USDA_Cmelo_AY_1.0, whole genome shotgun sequence DNA region contains:
- the LOC103486487 gene encoding uncharacterized protein LOC103486487: MTDNHPRLDNLRSTSQLLREATASFTSNLFTFLFLSLLILSFRVVVENGTQYVTSFIDRDPSLKALLSRLDIAGEQRLLRTSEDSSLSASVARRQRRQRRRPFLHLTRVGTLDDDIFSGDGDDERGLFGTNRNHPPNASFVFFTQFSSISGFSDLVVDDGIRVSEVVRSGVGFKARSSSFSNDKESADDQEEKDRRIGGENVHQDMDRLVDLQFFVKGLELGRRDAAALFFFVSFLSAAYIWVMLGFLVTYSWASGIVFIAVLNDLTERFGSFVGMVWDGSRLGFKRLSGFILMRWAVRDALTQLLGLWYFGEIEDQYSFFKLFVRLKLMPFSIMSPWIRGYEKEISGFLFAWFLLDTLVAFIFAVDAWVVIVDARRTGREILKEGCYLILTMLNQAIQIKCLEAICCGSFLRWALARVCGKNVAMFFQSVGEVYFMVVWLTFYFAAKCRDAKVQGQRFGRRELEGLIEGLR, translated from the coding sequence ATGACCGACAACCACCCTCGCCTCGATAACCTCCGCAGTACGTCTCAGCTTCTCCGAGAAGCTACAGCCTCCTTCACATCCAATCTCTtcacctttctttttctctctctccttaTCCTCTCCTTCCGGGTCGTCgttgaaaatggtacccaatatGTCACCTCCTTCATTGATCGCGACCCTTCCCTCAAAGCTCTTCTCTCTCGCCTTGACATTGCAGGAGAGCAACGCCTTCTACGGACTTCCGAGGACTCGTCCTTGTCTGCATCTGTTGCCCGTCGCCAGCGCCGTCAGCGTCGTCGGCCTTTTCTGCATCTTACCCGCGTTGGAACCCTAGATGATGATATCTTCTCCGGAGATGGGGATGACGAGCGCGGCCTCTTTGGGACTAATCGGAATCACCCACCTAATGCCAGTTTTGTGTTTTTTACTCAATTCAGTTCGATCTCTGGGTTTTCGGATCTGGTCGTCGATGATGGAATTAGGGTTTCGGAAGTTGTTCGGTCGGGAGTGGGATTTAAAGCTCGGAGTTCTTCTTTTTCTAACGATAAGGAAAGCGCTGATGATCAGGAAGAAAAGGATAGAAGAATTGGAGGGGAAAATGTGCACCAGGATATGGATAGGCTTGTAGATTTGCAATTTTTTGTTAAAGGGCTTGAACTTGGTCGTCGGGACGCTGCAGCTCTGTTCTTCTTTGTGAGTTTTCTGTCTGCTGCTTATATCTGGGTGATGCTTGGCTTTCTTGTTACGTATTCATGGGCTTCGGGTATTGTATTCATTGCTGTCCTTAATGATCTAACGGAGAGGTTTGGTTCATTTGTTGGTATGGTATGGGATGGGTCAAGATTGGGGTTCAAGAGGCTTTCTGGGTTTATCTTGATGAGATGGGCTGTGAGAGACGCGCTAACCCAGCTTCTTGGGTTGTGGTATTTTGGTGAAATCGAAGATCAGTATTCATTTTTCAAGCTATTCGTTAGGTTGAAATTGATGCCATTTTCCATAATGTCTCCGTGGATTCGTGGTTATGAAAAAGAGATCTCTGGATTTCTGTTTGCCTGGTTTTTGCTAGATACTCTTGTCGCATTCATCTTTGCTGTGGATGCCTGGGTTGTTATTGTGGATGCAAGGCGGACTGGTAGAGAGATTTTGAAGGAAGGGTGTTATTTGATATTGACCATGTTAAACCAGGCTATTCAAATCAAGTGTTTGGAAGCCATCTGTTGTGGCTCTTTCTTGAGATGGGCTCTTGCAAGAGTTTGTGGAAAAAATGTTGCCATGTTTTTTCAGTCTGTGGGAGAGGTCTATTTCATGGTAGTTTGGCTTACCTTCTACTTTGCTGCTAAGTGTAGAGATGCCAAAGTGCAGGGCCAGAGGTTTGGCCGTAGAGAGTTGGAAGGTTTGATCGAGGGGCTTAGATAA
- the LOC103486486 gene encoding adenosine kinase 2-like, which yields MAYDGILLGMGNPLLDISAVVDDDFLNKYDIKPNNAILAEEKHLPMYEELAKNPNVEYIAGGATQNSIKVAQWMLQHPGATSYMGCIGKDKFGEEMKKNSKSAGVNVQYYEVDSTPTGTCAVCVVGGERSLVANLSAANCYKSEHLKKPENWALVEKAKYFYIAGFFLTVSPDSVLLVAEHAAANKKYFSMNLSAPFICEFFKDALEKVLPYMDFIFGNETEARTFSKVQGWETKNVEEIALKIAAWPKASGTHKRIAVITQGPDPVVVAEDGKVKKFPVILLPKEKLVDTNGAGDAFVGGFLSQLVQEKPIEDCVRAGSYASNVIIQRSGCTFPEKPDFN from the exons ATGGCCTACGATGGTATACTTTTGGGGATGGGCAATCCTCTTCTTGACATTTCTGCCGTGGTGGATGATGATTTCTTGAATAA ATACGACATCAAGCCCAACAATGCTATCCTCGCGGAGGAGAAACATCTTCCAAT gtATGAAGAGTTGGCAAAAAATCCTAATGTTGAATACATTGCAGGAG GTGCTACACAAAACTCAATCAAAGTGGCACAG TGGATGCTTCAACATCCTGGTGCAACGAGCTATATGGGTTGCATTGGAAAAGACAAGTTTGGTGAGGAGATGAAGAAAAACTCAAAAAGTGCTGGTGTCAAT GTTCAATATTATGAGGTTGACTCTACACCAACAGGAACCTGTGCTGTTTGTGTGGTGGGTGGTGAAAG GTCACTAGTTGCCAATTTGTCAGCTGCAAATTGCTACAAGTCAGAACATTTGAAAAAACCTGAAAATTGGGCATTAG TTGAGAAGGCCAAGTATTTCTACATTGCTGGATTTTTTCTCACTGTATCACCAGACTCCGTATTGCTTGTAGCTGAGCACGCAGCTGCAAACAAAAAG TATTTCTCGATGAACCTGTCTGCTCCATTTATCTGTGAGTTTTTCAAGGATGCACTCGAGAAAGTTTTGCC ATACATGGACTTCATTTTTGGTAACGAAACTGAAGCAAGGACGTTCTCTAAAGTTCAAGGCTGGGAG ACTAAGAATGTTGAGGAGATAGCACTAAAGATTGCTGCGTGGCCTAAAGCATCAGGAACACACAAAAGGATTGCTGTTATTACTCAAGGTCCAGATCCAGTTGTAGTTGCTGAGGATGGAAAAGTGAAGAAGTTTCCAGTTATTTTGCTGCCTAAAGAGAAACTTGTTGACACAAATGGAGCAG GAGATGCGTTTGTCGGAGGCTTTTTATCTCAGTTGGTTCAAGAAAAACCGATCGAAGACTGCGTTAGAGCTGGCTCTTATGCATCAAATGTCATAATCCAAAGGTCTGGGTGCACATTCCCTGAGAAGCCCGACTTTAATTGA
- the LOC103486484 gene encoding 29 kDa ribonucleoprotein, chloroplastic: MSASAASLTLSSLTLKTLSLSNPKFKLFSLNPSSSIRLLNPISISSFVLPSHRVSSPFSSRFVRNVAVSSDYDQEEDTLEADGDDSGYAPDLKLFVGNLPFSVDSAQLAGLFESAGQVERVEVIYDKTTGKSRGFGFVTMSTVDEVEAAAQQFNGYELDGRSLRVNYGPPPKRDDSPFRGSRNASRFDNRNRVHVSNLAWGVDDLTLENLFREHGNVLEAKVVYDRDSGRSRGFGFVTYNSAEEVNNAIQSLNGVDLVGRSIRVTQAEAKPPRRQF, translated from the exons ATGTCTGCCTCTGCGGCTTCTCTCACGCTCTCATCCCTAACCCTCAAAACTCTATCTTTGTCTAACCCTAAATTCAAACTCTTCTCTCTCAATCCTTCTTCTTCCATTCGCCTTCTCAATCCTatttccatttcttcttttgttcttcCTTCTCATAGGGTTTCTTCTCCTTTCTCCTCCCGCTTTGTTCGAAATGTCGCCGTCTCATCCGATTACGACCAGGAAGAAGACACTCTTGAGGCCGATGGAGACGACTCCGGCTACGCTCCTGACCTCAAACTGTTCGTCGGAAATCTTCCTTTCAGTGTCGATAGTGCTCAACTCGCCGGCTTATTCGAAAGCGCCGGACAAGTTGAAAGAGTCGAG GTAATTTATGACAAGACGACGGGAAAGAGCAGGGGATTTGGCTTTGTTACAATGTCGACTGTTGATGAGGTTGAAGCAGCTGCTCAACAATTTAATGGCTAT GAACTCGATGGGAGATCACTAAGGGTAAACTATGGACCTCCACCGAAAAGGGACGATTCCCCTTTCAGAGGTTCTAGAAATGCTTCAAGATTTGACAACCGCAATCGGGTCCATGTGAGTAACCTTGCTTGGGGTGTTGACGATCTTACACTTGAGAACTTGTTTAGGGAACACGGAAATGTTTTGGAGGCAAAAGTAGTTTATGATCGTGATAGCGGAAGATCTAGGGGCTTCGGTTTCGTAACATATAATTCAGCGGAGGAAGTTAACAATGCCATTCAGTCCTTGAATGGAGTT GACTTGGTTGGAAGATCCATCCGAGTAACACAAGCCGAAGCAAAGCCGCCAAGGCGCCAGTTTTGA